The DNA window GTGTCGCGGTGCTCGTGAGCCAGCTCGACGAGCGCGTCGCGCACCTCCCGGACCGCGGGCACGAGCACCTCGCTGACCGCCGGCCCGACGAGCAGCCGGTGTGCGAGGTTGTTGACGTCCTCGCTCGTGAGGCCGAAGTGGATCCACGGGAACAGCGCCTCGGGCTCCGCGATCGAGCCGGACTCGCCCAGCTCCGCCAGGCGCACCCGCAGGAAGTACTCGATCGCCTTCACGTCGTGGTTGGTGGCGGCGTATCCGGCCGCGCCCTCGACCTCCAGGTCCTTGATCAGCCGGGCGTCCTCCGCGGAGAAGGACTCGTGGAGGTCGCGCAGGGCCGCGGCCTCCGCCCCGTCGAGCGCGACGGGCGTCGCCTCGAGTTCGGCCAGCTCGATCAGGTACTCCACCTCCACGCGGGTCCGCGCCCGCATGAGCGCCGCCTCGCTCGCGTACGGCGAGAGCGGCGCGGTTCGGCCGGCGTACCGCCCGTCGAGCGGGGAGACGGCCGCGAGGGGGTCCGAACGGGAGAGTCCGGGGATCGGGTCGTCGATCATGTCCGCGAGTGCCCACGGCGCGCGCAAAAGCGTGTCGATGACGCTACCCACGGAAGTGTATACTCTCGCCCCGGTATCGGCGATCGTTCCATCGTCTTATCCTCGATCGTGTATATTCGCCCGGCGACGACCGTAACGGATAAACGCGGGCGGTCGGAGGGATCGGACATGAAGATCGCCGGACTCGCCAGCAACCGGGGACGGAACCTGCGACACATCGCCGACGTCGCGCCGGGCGGCGCGGAGCTGTCGGTCGCCCTGACGAACCGCGAGGGCGCGCCGATCATCGAGGCGGCCGCCGAGCGGCGGATCCCGACCGAGGTCGTCGTCCGCGAGGAGGGCGAGTCGCGCGAGAGCCACGAGCGACGGATCCTCGACCGGCTCTCGGGGTACGACTTCGACGTCGTCTGTCTGGACGGCTACATGCGCGTGCTCACGGAGGAGTTCCTCACGGCCGCCCCGACGACGCTGAACGTCCACCCCTCGTTGCTGCCGGCGTTCCCCGGCACCGACGCCCACGAACAGGTTCTCGAGGCGGGCGTCAGGACGACCGGCTGTACCGTCCACCTCGTCACCGAGGCGGTCGACGACGGCCCGATCCTCACCCAGGAGCCGGTCCCGGTCTACGCCGACGACGACGCCGCGTCGCTGAAACGGCGGGTGCTCCAGGAGGCGGAGTTCACCGCGTACCCGCGGGCGGTCCGGTGGTTCGCGGAGGGGAACGTCGAGATAGAGACCGACGACGACGGGATCCCGCGATCGGTCCGCGTCGACGGCGACACCGGCGGTTCCTTCCCGGCCCGGCGGTTCGTCTCGGAGGACCGCGCCGACTCGCTGCGCTACGGCGAGAACCCCCACCAGGACGCCGCGCTGTACGCCGATCCCGCCTGCGAGGAGGCGAGCGTCGTCGGGGCCGAGGCGCTGAACCCCGGATCGAAGGGGATGGGGTACAACAACTACAACGACGCCGACGCCGCGCTCGGGCTGATAAAGGAGTTCGACGAGCCGGCCGCCGCCGTGATCAAACACACCAACCCCGCCGGCTGCGCGACGAGCGACACGCTCGCCGACGCGTACGACCGCGCGCTCCGGACCGACGCCAAGTCGGCGTTCGGGGGGATCGTCGCCCTGAACCGCCGGTGTGACGCCGACACCGCCGAGGCGATCGCGGAGTCGTTCAAGGAGGTCGTCGTCGCGCCCGGCTACACCGACAGCGCGCTCGACGTGCTCACGGAGAAGAAGAACCTCCGCGTGCTCGACGTGGGGCCGCTCGGCGAGGGGGAGGACCGCTTCTCCGAGCGGTTCGTCGAGAAGCCGATCGTCGGGGGGCGGCTCGTCCAGGAGCGCGACCGCCAGTCGCCGACCGCCGACGACCTCGAGGTCGTCACCGAGCGCGAGCCCTCCGCGGAGGAGATCGAGACGATGCTGTTCGCCTGGCGGACGCTCAAACACGTCAAGTCCAACGGCATCCTGTTCGCGACGGGCACCGAGACGGTCGGCGTCGGCATGGGGCAGGTCTCCCGCGTCGACGCCGTCACGCTCGCGGCGATGAAGGCGGAGAAGGACGCGGAGGGGAAGTCGGCCGAGGGCGCGGTGATGGCCTCCGACGCGTTCTTCCCGTTCCCGGACGCGATCGAGGAGGCGGCCGACGCCGGCATCGAGGCCGTGATCCAACCCGGCGGCTCCGTCAACGACGAGGACGTGATCGCCGCCGCCGACGAACACGACATGGCGATGGCCTTCACCGGATCGCGCTGTTTCCGCCACGACTGAGCCGGCTACCGTCCCGTCTCGCTCTACCGCTTCGACCCCGTCTACCGTCCCGTTCCCGATTCGTCTCCCTCCTCCCGCAACCCGTCGACCAGGTCGCGGAGCGTCGCGAGCGGGTACTGGCCGGGTGCGGTCGCGTCCGCCGCGTCGACCGGCGCGTACCCGATCCGCGAGCCGTACAGCGGGGCCACGGCGCGGGTGTGTCGACCGGGTTCGCCCATACACATCGTCGCGACCCGGTGGCCCGCGGCGGTCGCCTCGTGGGTCGCGCGCAGCATCGCGAGCGCGTCCTCGCGACCGTTGGCGGTGGTCGCCAGCTTCCCCACGTCGCCCTCGTTCGCCGCGTCCGCGAGAAGGTCGACGAGCGTGCCGACCTCGGGGGTGGACTCGAAGTCGTGGACGGAGGCGATCACCTCGACGCCCGCCTCGCGGGCGCTCGAGCGGAGCGCGGTCGCGTGCGAGCGCTCGCCGGCGGGCGCGTTCCCCCGGAGCGCGGCGAGCTCGACGTCGACGGCGACGACCGCGTCGTGGGCGAGCGCCTCCGCGAGCGCGTCGTACCGCCCGAGGTCGTCGGCCTCGCCTCCCTCCCAGTCCGCGCGGTTCGTGACGACGAGCGGGAGTTCGCCGTCGTAGGCCGCGAGCTGCTCGAGCGGATTGTCGGCCAGATCCATGCGGAACTCCACGGCGTCGGCCGCCCCGCGGGCACGTGGCTCCGCGGACAGGTCGGCGGTGCTCGCCGCGAGAACGAACTCCTCGAACATGCCCGGAGCTTCGGCGGTGGGGAAGTTAACTCTCCCCGTCCGGCCCCGACTCCGGTGGGACGCCCTCGACGCGTCCGGCGCGGACGGCCCGGAGCCAGCCGGCGGCGACCGCGAGGAGGCCGCCGCAGAGCAGGACGACGGAGAGCGCGTCGAGGCCGTCGGCGACGCCGTCGAGCCCGAGCGCGACGATCGACCCCCCGAGCGCGACGATCGCCAGCGCGCGGAAGCGGTCGGGCGTGAGGTCGCGGCCGGCGACGGCCTCGACGTCCGCTCCGGCGAGCAGGTACGCGACGCCGGCGAGCCCGCAGCCGACGCCGGCGACGACGAGCGCCGCGCGGCCGCCGCCCGCGCCCGTGGTGACGAGGAACCAGCCGGCGACGAGGACGAGCGAGCCGCCGGAGAGCAGGTCGCGGGAGCGGGACATGTCGTGTGGTCGGAGTGGTGAAAACGAGCGAGTCGTCCGCGCTACGCGACGAGGCCGTCCTCGGCCTCGAGCAGCTCGTGGTAGCGGTTGCGGATGGTGACCTCGGAGATGTCGGCGACCTCCGAGACCGCGGCCTGCGTCGTCTTCTCGTTGGTGAGGAGGGCGGCGGCGTAGACGGCGGCGGCCGCGAGGCCGACCGGCGACTTCCCGGAGTGGACGCCCTTCTCCTTCGCGTTCTTCAACAGGCCCTTCGCGCGCATCTCCGACTCCTCGGAGAGCTCGAGATCGGAGGCGAACCGCGGCACGTACTGCTCGGGGTCGGCGGGCTTGACCTCGAGTTTGAGCTCGCGGACGACGTAGCGGTACGTCCGGGCGATCTCCGCCTTCTCCACGCGGGAGACGTCGGCGATCTCGTCGAGGCTGCGCGGGACGCCCGCCATCCGGGCGGCGGCGTACACACAGGAGGTGGAGACACCCTCGATGGATCGGCCGGGGAGCAGGTCCTCGTCGAGCGCTCGGCGGTAGATGACCGAGGCGGTCTCGCGGACGTTGTCCGGCAGCCCTAACGCCGAGGCCATCCGGTCGATCTCGCCGAGCGCCTGTTTCAGGTTCCGTTCCTTCGAGTCGCGCGTCCGGAACCGCTCGTTCCACTTGCGGAGCCGCTGCATCTTCTGGCGCTGGCGCGCGCCGAGCGACCGGCCGTACGCGTCCTTGTCGCGCCAGTCGATGTTGGTCGACAGGCCCTTGTCGTGCATCGTGTTCGTCGTCGGGGCTCCGACGCGGGACTTCTCGTCCTTCTCGCGGGAGTCGAACGCGCGCCACTCCGGCCCGCGGTCGACCGAGTCCGCCTCGACGACGAGTCCGCAGTCCGCACACACCGTCTCGCCGTGCTCCTCGTCGTTGATGACCTGGCCGTCACACTCCGGACAGCGCAGCGTCTCGTCGGTGCTTTCCGATTCCTCCTCCGTCTCCCCGCGGGTGCGACTCCCTCGGGTATGTAGTCGTTCGGTCATAGCTCTCTGTCCCCCGGTGTAATCGAGAACGCTCGGGAGCAGTCTTGTCCGGTAGACGGGCGAACGTAACTTAAAAGACCCGGAACGTGTCGCCGCGCCGGCGACGAATGAACACGATCGATGACGATGTATCCTCACGGGAGCGTCGACGAGCGTCGACGAGCGTTCGTCGGTCCGGCGGCCGACGAACCCGCCCGCCGGATCCGCCGTGCGATCCGAACGTTTTCGAGCGACGGGGGAGAACCCGCCACCGATGAGCAACCCCCGTGTCGTCTCGCTCGCGCCGAGCGCGACCGCGACCCTCTCGGCGCTCGACGCGGCCGAGTGCCTGGTGGGCGTCACTCACCACTGCGAGCCGCCGCCGACCGCCGGGTCGGCACACGACACCGATCCCGTCGCCGTCGGCGGGTGGACGACCCCGTCTCTCGACCGCGTCGCCGAACTCGACCCGGACGTGGTGTTCACGAGCGACGGCCTCCAGGCCGGGATCGCGGAGGAGTGTCGCGAGCGAGGGCTCGCCGTCGACCACCGCGAGCCGGCCACGCTCGCGGACGTGCTCGAGGGGTTCCGCGGGATCGCGGACGCGGTCGGCCGCCCGGGCGCGGGCGCGGAACTGGCCGCCGAGGCCCGCGAGCGGATCGAGGCGATCGGCGACGCGGCTGCCGGCACGGGCGGCGACGCGACCGACACGGCCGCGGACCGCCCCGTCGTCTACTGCGAGGAGTGGTCGGACCCGCCGATGGCCGCGGGCAACTGGGTCCCCGACGCGGTCCGGGCGGCCGGCGGCCGCTACCCGTTCGTCGACGCCGGCGAGCGCTCCCGCGAGGTCGACCCGGAGGCCGTCGCGGCCGCCGATCCGGATCAGGTCGTCGTCCACGTCTGCGGCCGCGGCGACCGGGTCGACCCCGCGACCGTCGCCGACCGGGAGTGGATCGACGCGCCGGTCCACGTGATCGACGACTCGCTCTTGAACCAGCCGAGCCCCGCGCTGATCGACGGGATCGAGCGGCTCGCGGGGCTGTTCGCCGACGAGGGGGAGCCGTGACGACGGACCGGGGCCTGCGGCTCGGCGTCGGCAGCGGCAACCCCGCCAAGCGGCGGGCGGTCGAGCGGGCGCTCGAGGCGGTCGGGGCGGACGGCTCCACCGAGGCGGTCGGGGCGGACGGCTCCACCGAGGCGGACGGAGCCGCCGGATCGCCCGGCGCGGTCGAGTCGATCGAGGCGGTCCCGGTCGACTCCGGCGTGAGCGAGCAGCCGACCGGCCACGCCGAGACGGTCGCGGGCGCGGAGAACCGGGCGGCGGCGGTCCTCGAGCAAGGCGCGTACGACCTCGGCGTCGGCCTCGAGGGCGGCGTCGCCCGGTTCGATGGCATCGACGGCCTCTTCCTCGTGATGTGGGCGGCCGTCGACGACGGCGACCGCGCCGGCCGCGGCGCGGGGCCGAGCCTCCGGCTCCCCGACGGCGTCGCCGCCCGGATCGAGGGTGGAGCCGAACTGGGACCGGTGATGGACGACGTGCTCGACACCACGGGCGTCGCGCGACGCGGCGGGGCCGCCGGCGCCCTGACGAACGGAAGCCTCGACCGCGACGAGGCGCTCGCCGCCGCGGTCGCCGGGGCGCTCGGCCCCTTCGTCTCCGACCTGTACTGACACGGGACCGATCCGGGCCCGTCTCCCGGAGGGGTCGGTTCGGGGTTCGAGATTCGGAGTTCGTACCGGAACGGCCCGTCGGCGGAGGGCGGACGAGCCGATATCGCGTCGAAACCGCACGACGTGGCGGTGTTAACCCGGTCTACCAACCGCCTTTTGAGGGTAGCCTTCCTGTGTGGTGACATGAGCACGGCACGCGCGGAGCCCGTCGCGGTCGAACCGACCGGCCTCTCCGAGAAACAGACGCGGATCCTCGAGTACCTCCGAGCCAACGCGGACGACAAGACCTACTTCAAGTCGCGGCTGATCGCCGACGAGCTCGGCCTCTCCGCGAAGGAGGTCGGCGCGAACATGGGCGCGGTCGCCGACGCGGCCGGCGACGTCGATGTCGAGAAGTGGGGCTACTCCTCGGGCACGACGTGGATGGTGACGGCCTAGCGGCGATCACGGGTCGTAGCTGACGAGCGAGGCCGCCTCGTCGGCGAGCGCGACCGCGTCGGCGTCGAAGGAGTCC is part of the Halorubrum aethiopicum genome and encodes:
- a CDS encoding DUF7123 family protein → MSTARAEPVAVEPTGLSEKQTRILEYLRANADDKTYFKSRLIADELGLSAKEVGANMGAVADAAGDVDVEKWGYSSGTTWMVTA
- a CDS encoding type I 3-dehydroquinate dehydratase is translated as MFEEFVLAASTADLSAEPRARGAADAVEFRMDLADNPLEQLAAYDGELPLVVTNRADWEGGEADDLGRYDALAEALAHDAVVAVDVELAALRGNAPAGERSHATALRSSAREAGVEVIASVHDFESTPEVGTLVDLLADAANEGDVGKLATTANGREDALAMLRATHEATAAGHRVATMCMGEPGRHTRAVAPLYGSRIGYAPVDAADATAPGQYPLATLRDLVDGLREEGDESGTGR
- a CDS encoding DUF84 family protein, which produces MTTDRGLRLGVGSGNPAKRRAVERALEAVGADGSTEAVGADGSTEADGAAGSPGAVESIEAVPVDSGVSEQPTGHAETVAGAENRAAAVLEQGAYDLGVGLEGGVARFDGIDGLFLVMWAAVDDGDRAGRGAGPSLRLPDGVAARIEGGAELGPVMDDVLDTTGVARRGGAAGALTNGSLDRDEALAAAVAGALGPFVSDLY
- a CDS encoding transcription initiation factor IIB gives rise to the protein MTERLHTRGSRTRGETEEESESTDETLRCPECDGQVINDEEHGETVCADCGLVVEADSVDRGPEWRAFDSREKDEKSRVGAPTTNTMHDKGLSTNIDWRDKDAYGRSLGARQRQKMQRLRKWNERFRTRDSKERNLKQALGEIDRMASALGLPDNVRETASVIYRRALDEDLLPGRSIEGVSTSCVYAAARMAGVPRSLDEIADVSRVEKAEIARTYRYVVRELKLEVKPADPEQYVPRFASDLELSEESEMRAKGLLKNAKEKGVHSGKSPVGLAAAAVYAAALLTNEKTTQAAVSEVADISEVTIRNRYHELLEAEDGLVA
- the purN gene encoding phosphoribosylglycinamide formyltransferase, giving the protein MKIAGLASNRGRNLRHIADVAPGGAELSVALTNREGAPIIEAAAERRIPTEVVVREEGESRESHERRILDRLSGYDFDVVCLDGYMRVLTEEFLTAAPTTLNVHPSLLPAFPGTDAHEQVLEAGVRTTGCTVHLVTEAVDDGPILTQEPVPVYADDDAASLKRRVLQEAEFTAYPRAVRWFAEGNVEIETDDDGIPRSVRVDGDTGGSFPARRFVSEDRADSLRYGENPHQDAALYADPACEEASVVGAEALNPGSKGMGYNNYNDADAALGLIKEFDEPAAAVIKHTNPAGCATSDTLADAYDRALRTDAKSAFGGIVALNRRCDADTAEAIAESFKEVVVAPGYTDSALDVLTEKKNLRVLDVGPLGEGEDRFSERFVEKPIVGGRLVQERDRQSPTADDLEVVTEREPSAEEIETMLFAWRTLKHVKSNGILFATGTETVGVGMGQVSRVDAVTLAAMKAEKDAEGKSAEGAVMASDAFFPFPDAIEEAADAGIEAVIQPGGSVNDEDVIAAADEHDMAMAFTGSRCFRHD
- a CDS encoding helical backbone metal receptor, whose translation is MSNPRVVSLAPSATATLSALDAAECLVGVTHHCEPPPTAGSAHDTDPVAVGGWTTPSLDRVAELDPDVVFTSDGLQAGIAEECRERGLAVDHREPATLADVLEGFRGIADAVGRPGAGAELAAEARERIEAIGDAAAGTGGDATDTAADRPVVYCEEWSDPPMAAGNWVPDAVRAAGGRYPFVDAGERSREVDPEAVAAADPDQVVVHVCGRGDRVDPATVADREWIDAPVHVIDDSLLNQPSPALIDGIERLAGLFADEGEP